A single Perca flavescens isolate YP-PL-M2 chromosome 2, PFLA_1.0, whole genome shotgun sequence DNA region contains:
- the LOC114573224 gene encoding neuropeptide Y receptor type 2, with protein sequence MDLSQDHLSDWSSAPPSFSPLLQSDGSQERLNHTYGFHSSVMLSSTFSSPTASLHQPLPSLLPSSLIPYSSLISSPLFSTTSASSSSSPQTSTFVYQASSFPLSLSTFPLKDLANLESMLLWTVHEPSTIALTVMYCLSFILGFIGNLMSLRVLTNRRSRRLAGVSATRSLLVNLAVCDLAVVCVCMPITLGSQIYTAWVYGDLLCRAVPFTQAVSVSASVLTLTVISVNRYYSVRSPLRARSMFTRRRILATVAVVWTVSSIMCAPIAVMNQRREISFETFAILVCEERWPQHRLKQGYNVLLFVMLYCLPVTFNLTIGFLTGRRLWGGKKSTFADLDPRSEALHASRLKTRQKIAKMVVCLVLLFAVSWLPLYLVDLWIDCEQRPSSWLLQTRPFAQWLGLTNSSLNPICYCFIGDLYRSAKVIRTRYYQKVSSIFGSSSFSSSAAVMSPTAVITDTKVNAAERHHISAAAVAASASIVAIPRLLSLARGQGLGRKVGDSSDSRAGSDHSISDWCRSSPSVCDSSLFPCQPHTLQHSIQTADFLPTRRHSVMENVGSLPLRMESVDIDVLPLRRHSGDRIYGLSADKRDIITMGRDTLCYSGQYRSKTSQTYYLVGDGQDETTDMTSL encoded by the exons ATGGATCTGTCCCAGGACCACCTGTCAGACTGGAGCTCAGCGCCGCCCAGCTTCTCTCCGCTGCTGCAGTCCGACGGCTCTCAGGAAAGACTCAACCACACCTACGGCTTCCACAGCTCTGTAATGCTGTCCTCCACTTTCAGTTCCCCCACTGCCTCCCTCCATCAGCCTCTGCCTTCTctgctcccctcctccctcattcCTTACTCCTCCCTCATCTCCTCCCCTTTATTCTCCACCACCTCAGCCTCATCCTCATCCTCTCCACAAACATCCACTTTTGTCTACCAAGCATCCTCCTTTCCTTTGTCCCTGTCCACCTTCCCTTTGAAAGACTTGGCCAACCTGGAGAGCATGCTGCTCTGGACTGTCCACGAGCCCAGCACCATCGCTCTGACCGTCATGTACTGTCTGTCTTTCATTTTGGGATTTATCGGGAACTTAATGTCCCTGCGCGTCCTCACCAACAGGCGGAGCCGGCGGCTAGCTGGCGTCAGCGCCACTCGCAGTCTGCTGGTGAACCTGGCGGTGTGTGACCtggctgtggtgtgtgtgtgcatgcccaTCACCCTGGGAAGTCAGATCTACACCGCCTGGGTGTACGGCGACCTCCTTTGTCGGGCGGTGCCCTTCACGCAGGCTGTTTCAGTCTCAGCCAGTGTGTTAACGCTGACTGTGATCAGCGTGAATCGCTACTACAGTGTTCGATCACCACTGCGAGCTCGCTCCATGTTTACCCGCCGTCGAATCTTGGCGACTGTCGCCGTGGTGTGGACAGTGTCTTCGATCATGTGCGCTCCTATTGCAGTGATGAACCAGCGGCGGGAGATCAGCTTTGAGACATTTGCCATCTTGGTGTGTGAGGAGAGGTGGCCTCAGCATCGCCTTAAACAGGG ATATAATGTGCTGCTGTTTGTGATGCTCTACTGCCTGCCAGTAACCTTTAACCTCACCATAGGCTTCCTAACTGGCAGGCGGCTTTGGGGTGGAAAAAAATCCACTTTCGCTGATCTCGACCCTCGCAGCGAAGCTCTGCATGCCTCACGCCTAAAGACGCGCCAGAAGATTGCCAAGATGGTTGTGTGTCTTGTGCTGCTGTTTGCAGTGTCCTGGCTGCCGCTCTACTTGGTTGACCTTTGGATCGACTGCGAGCAAAGGCCGTCGTCTTGGCTCCTGCAGACACGGCCATTTGCCCAGTGGCTGGGCCTGACAAACTCCAGCCTTAACCCCATTTGTTACTGTTTCATAGGGGATCTGTACCGCTCAGCTAAAGTGATACGGACGCGATACTACCAGAAAGTCTCCTCTATATTCGGCTCCTCCTCATTCTCCAGTTCAGCTGCCGTGATGTCTCCTACTGCGGTGATTACAGACACCAAAGTGAATGCTGCTGAGCGGCACCATATTTCTGCCGCCGCTGTGGCAGCGTCTGCATCCATTGTTGCAATCCCCAGGCTGTTGAGCTTGGCTAGAGGACAGGGACTTGGGCGGAAGGTCGGAGACAGTTCAGACAGCCGAGCAGGATCCGACCACAGTATCTCAGACTGGTGTCGGTCCAgtcccagtgtgtgtgacagctcCTTGTTCCCCTGCCAGCCCCACACGCTCCAGCACTCCATACAAACAGCAGACTTTCTGCCAACGAGAAGACACTCTGTGATGGAGAATGTAGGATCATTACCTTTAAGAATGGAGTCTGTGGACATAGATGTGCTGCCTTTGAGGAGGCATTCGGGGGACAGAATATATGGTCTGTCAGCTGATAAGAGAGACATCATTACCATGGGCAGAGACACTCTCTGTTACTCTGGGCAGTACAGAAGCAAAACCTCACAAACCTACTATCTGGTAGGAGATGGGCAGGATGAAACAACCGATATGACCAGCCTGTGA